The following are encoded together in the Hugenholtzia roseola DSM 9546 genome:
- a CDS encoding methyltransferase domain-containing protein, giving the protein MIDFGKRSYQKELMDELTLEGEDLRRNLEELAFINTHLGGYEVLTSAIHFLEKRKKIDLQQPLSLLDVGSGGGDTLRFLAKYFRRKRWQGNFMGIDANPFMVNYSRMRSLVFPEISFDICDITKPEFENLEADIVICSLFCHHFEDEALIALFRNLKKISKKAFIINDLERNRLAFYAIKSLTHFFSKSYLVKHDAPLSVRRAFKRQELAELLEAAGIKKYRIRWKWAFRYQVIVWQ; this is encoded by the coding sequence ATGATAGATTTTGGCAAGCGTTCTTATCAGAAAGAACTCATGGACGAGCTTACCTTAGAGGGGGAAGACTTGCGGCGCAATTTAGAGGAATTAGCTTTTATCAATACCCATTTGGGCGGTTATGAGGTGCTGACCAGTGCCATTCATTTTTTAGAAAAGCGAAAAAAAATAGACCTTCAACAGCCTTTGAGTCTGCTTGATGTAGGCAGCGGTGGCGGCGATACGCTTCGTTTTTTAGCCAAATATTTCCGCCGTAAGCGGTGGCAAGGCAATTTTATGGGCATCGATGCCAATCCGTTTATGGTCAATTATAGCCGCATGCGAAGTTTGGTATTTCCCGAAATTAGTTTTGATATTTGCGATATTACAAAACCTGAATTTGAAAATTTAGAGGCTGATATTGTAATTTGCAGCCTTTTCTGTCATCATTTCGAAGATGAAGCCCTGATTGCGCTGTTTAGGAATTTGAAAAAAATAAGTAAAAAGGCGTTTATCATCAACGATTTAGAGCGCAATCGCCTTGCTTTTTATGCGATTAAGTCGCTTACCCATTTTTTTAGCAAATCGTATTTGGTCAAACATGATGCGCCACTTTCGGTGCGTCGTGCTTTCAAAAGGCAGGAGCTGGCAGAACTTTTGGAGGCGGCAGGAATTAAAAAGTATAGAATCCGTTGGAAGTGGGCTTTTCGCTATCAGGTGATTGTGTGGCAATAA
- a CDS encoding SpoIIE family protein phosphatase: MFSLLLFSFSDSVYENKKQSLRLRACFGVCFLFLMLTLSSLWGQDRSALHQKLEKSSRTEEKIELLLALARIDSVSDSAFFYAKKAEVLANNQKNREKQAEALALLAAYYDAQHNLVESLKYYQEAILAYTRLDKLEPQIRLQIALSKIFEQSGDKSNALETALSALKNAEKLGKPALLRHAYMQVGIAYSEINENKKAEREVLNALAIDSVQRDSLQMAYSYNVLGTIAQAEKDYKKAFYFYMKSKEFYQSINDVKDLRIVLSSIGELLILQMNYNEALQYLTESYNIDEQFADIEGMAYNLAFIAEVYYKKRNYERAIEFSEKSLGYALNTKSKQIVLKNYQLLSLFYEAKQDLAKALSYERKYSDLRNEIFEKNNADRLAEAQTLHQLDKKQKEIELYEKNAELATEQARNTRYLNYFMIASALGAIFYGFLFYRRYREKAKANVLLQEQKAQIEAKNHELEQLNEAINHQRAELEQTNEEMRVTNTALDVANSQLNIAYQQVTSSIMYAKRIQDAMLPAIDKIKRLFPNSFILYQPRDIVSGDFYWFSETGDKIVLVVADCTGHGVPGAFMSMLGDAFLNLIINQQGKTKPDEILNLLHQNIYTALHQADRENQDGMDAAILTIDKKQRILHFAGARLPLVYKKGNHFQEIKGDKMPIGGYRKQASQTFRAHTIPIDAPLTLYLYSDGFQDQFGGELGRKFMSRRFKDLLQEIHYKSMPKQEEMLNVAFQKWTGLKYKQIDDILVVGLKFSPQDFFQEPDIQTLASSGNPYE, encoded by the coding sequence ATGTTTTCTTTACTTTTATTTTCTTTTTCGGATAGCGTTTATGAAAATAAGAAGCAATCCCTTCGGCTTCGCGCTTGTTTCGGGGTCTGTTTTCTTTTTCTGATGCTTACTCTTTCGAGCCTTTGGGGACAAGACCGTTCCGCTTTGCATCAAAAGTTGGAAAAAAGCAGTCGTACCGAAGAAAAAATCGAGCTACTTTTGGCGTTGGCTCGCATAGATTCGGTGAGCGATAGTGCCTTTTTTTATGCGAAAAAAGCCGAAGTATTGGCAAACAATCAAAAAAATAGGGAAAAGCAGGCGGAGGCTTTGGCACTTTTAGCGGCTTACTATGATGCCCAGCATAATTTGGTAGAATCGTTGAAATATTACCAAGAGGCGATTCTTGCCTACACGCGCTTAGACAAGCTCGAACCGCAGATTCGCCTACAAATTGCCCTTTCGAAAATCTTTGAGCAGTCGGGTGATAAGTCCAACGCCTTAGAAACTGCACTTTCGGCTCTCAAAAATGCCGAAAAATTGGGAAAACCTGCCTTATTGCGCCATGCCTATATGCAGGTAGGGATTGCGTATAGCGAAATCAATGAGAACAAAAAAGCAGAGCGCGAGGTATTGAACGCCTTAGCGATAGATAGCGTACAGCGCGATTCGCTGCAAATGGCATATAGTTACAACGTTTTGGGTACGATAGCGCAAGCCGAAAAGGATTATAAAAAGGCTTTTTATTTTTATATGAAAAGCAAAGAATTTTACCAAAGCATTAATGATGTCAAGGATTTGCGCATTGTGCTTTCCAGCATTGGTGAATTATTGATTTTGCAAATGAATTATAATGAAGCACTACAATACCTCACCGAATCGTATAACATCGACGAGCAGTTTGCCGACATCGAAGGCATGGCATACAACTTAGCCTTTATTGCCGAAGTTTATTATAAAAAGCGCAACTATGAGCGGGCTATCGAATTTTCTGAAAAGAGTTTGGGCTACGCGCTCAATACTAAGTCGAAGCAAATTGTGCTTAAAAACTATCAGCTACTTTCTCTTTTTTATGAAGCCAAGCAAGATTTGGCAAAAGCCCTTTCCTATGAGCGCAAATATTCCGACCTGCGCAATGAGATTTTTGAGAAAAACAACGCCGACCGTTTGGCAGAAGCACAGACTTTGCACCAATTAGACAAAAAACAAAAAGAAATAGAATTGTACGAAAAAAATGCGGAATTGGCTACCGAACAGGCAAGAAATACGCGCTACCTCAATTATTTTATGATTGCTTCGGCTTTGGGTGCAATTTTTTATGGCTTTTTATTCTATCGTCGCTATCGGGAAAAGGCAAAAGCCAATGTCCTTTTGCAGGAGCAGAAAGCACAAATTGAAGCCAAAAATCACGAACTCGAACAGCTAAACGAAGCCATAAACCACCAAAGGGCTGAATTAGAACAGACCAACGAGGAAATGCGCGTAACCAATACTGCCTTAGATGTAGCCAATTCGCAGCTCAATATTGCCTATCAGCAGGTTACCAGCAGCATCATGTACGCCAAGCGTATCCAAGATGCCATGCTGCCTGCCATAGACAAGATAAAACGGCTCTTTCCCAATAGCTTTATTTTGTATCAGCCACGCGACATCGTTTCGGGCGATTTTTATTGGTTTTCCGAAACGGGCGATAAAATTGTCTTAGTAGTGGCGGATTGCACAGGGCATGGCGTACCCGGTGCCTTTATGTCTATGTTGGGAGATGCCTTTTTAAATCTAATCATCAATCAGCAGGGCAAAACCAAACCCGACGAGATTCTAAACCTTCTCCACCAAAACATTTATACGGCATTGCACCAAGCCGACCGAGAAAACCAAGACGGCATGGACGCTGCTATTCTCACCATAGACAAAAAGCAGCGAATCTTGCATTTTGCAGGTGCAAGACTGCCTTTGGTCTATAAAAAGGGCAATCATTTTCAGGAAATTAAGGGCGATAAAATGCCCATAGGCGGCTATCGCAAGCAGGCTTCGCAAACCTTTCGCGCACATACCATTCCGATAGATGCGCCCCTGACGCTCTATCTCTATTCCGACGGTTTCCAAGACCAATTTGGAGGCGAATTAGGGCGCAAGTTTATGAGCCGTAGGTTTAAAGATTTGCTGCAAGAAATTCATTACAAATCTATGCCCAAACAGGAAGAGATGCTCAACGTTGCCTTCCAGAAATGGACAGGACTCAAATACAAACAGATAGACGATATTTTAGTGGTAGGATTGAAATTTTCACCCCAAGACTTCTTCCAAGAGCCTGACATACAGACACTTGCCAGTAGTGGTAACCCTTACGAATAG
- a CDS encoding 50S ribosomal protein L25/general stress protein Ctc — protein sequence MKTLEIVGWKRTDLGTKFSKQIRSEGNVPCVLYGGDEPVHFFAPMILFRDLIYTTSVHKVIVNVEGTIYEAILQDFQVHPVSEMLLHVDFLRLVPNKPVKLDIPVRLTGRPVGVQKGGRLAVKTRKVTVKATPENLPDSITIDISDLDLGKTVKVGHLPAEGFEILNSPSVSVASVVITRSVRKEQQEAAGK from the coding sequence ATGAAAACATTAGAGATTGTCGGTTGGAAGCGCACCGACTTGGGTACGAAATTCTCGAAGCAAATCCGCAGCGAAGGCAATGTGCCTTGCGTTTTATACGGTGGCGACGAGCCTGTGCATTTCTTTGCACCTATGATTCTTTTCCGCGACCTTATCTATACCACCAGCGTACATAAGGTTATCGTCAATGTAGAAGGCACAATTTACGAAGCCATCTTACAAGACTTCCAAGTACACCCTGTGAGCGAAATGCTCCTTCACGTGGACTTTTTGCGCTTAGTACCCAATAAGCCCGTAAAATTAGACATCCCTGTTCGTTTGACAGGTCGTCCTGTGGGCGTACAAAAAGGCGGACGCTTGGCGGTTAAGACCCGTAAAGTAACCGTTAAAGCCACTCCCGAAAACCTCCCTGATAGCATCACGATTGATATTTCAGATTTAGACTTGGGCAAAACCGTAAAAGTAGGACACCTTCCTGCCGAAGGCTTCGAAATCTTGAACAGCCCTTCTGTATCAGTTGCTTCCGTCGTTATTACCCGTAGCGTGCGTAAAGAGCAGCAAGAAGCAGCAGGCAAATAA
- the cmk gene encoding (d)CMP kinase gives MEKIIIAIDGYSACGKSSTAKAVAAALGYRYIDTGAMYRAVTLYFLRQKMDYQTLSQDAEAFEKVLTQIHLDFEWDAAAQKSLIFLNGENVEDQIRTPEVATQVSPVSTISAVRRFLVAQQREIGKNKALVMDGRDIGTVVFPDAELKVFMTAQMEVRAERRRLELAEKNIVQSLPEIIQNLAQRDTIDSSREDSPLRQADDAFLLDTSFLTFEQQVEKILAAFRAYQEKKVNEVKKVSLTS, from the coding sequence ATGGAAAAAATCATTATCGCCATTGATGGCTATTCGGCGTGTGGCAAGAGCAGCACTGCCAAAGCGGTCGCCGCTGCCTTGGGCTATCGCTACATAGACACAGGTGCTATGTATCGCGCCGTTACGCTTTATTTTTTGCGCCAAAAAATGGATTATCAGACCCTAAGCCAAGATGCAGAGGCTTTCGAAAAGGTACTAACCCAGATTCACCTCGATTTTGAATGGGACGCTGCTGCTCAAAAAAGCCTTATTTTCCTCAATGGTGAAAATGTAGAAGACCAAATCCGCACGCCCGAAGTTGCCACACAGGTAAGCCCTGTCAGCACAATTTCGGCAGTACGCCGCTTTTTGGTGGCACAGCAGCGAGAGATTGGTAAAAATAAAGCCCTTGTCATGGACGGCAGAGATATTGGGACGGTGGTCTTTCCCGATGCCGAACTCAAAGTTTTTATGACTGCCCAGATGGAGGTGCGTGCCGAAAGAAGGCGTTTGGAATTAGCCGAAAAAAATATCGTGCAAAGCCTACCCGAAATTATCCAAAATTTAGCCCAGCGCGATACCATAGATAGCAGCCGCGAGGATAGCCCCCTACGACAAGCCGATGATGCCTTTCTTTTGGATACCTCTTTCCTCACTTTCGAGCAGCAGGTAGAAAAAATATTGGCAGCCTTTCGAGCCTATCAGGAAAAAAAAGTCAATGAAGTAAAAAAGGTGTCATTGACTTCTTAG
- a CDS encoding response regulator, with product MRTQPTILIVDDFASTRKVVRSCLERAGFSVLEGTNGKDAMKILNQNSRISLVVTDLNMPEMDGIQLTQEVRSHDAYGSVPILLLTTEMRSNRKEEALRAGATALLPKPFTVEAFLEVVQKMLR from the coding sequence ATGCGTACCCAACCTACTATTCTTATCGTTGATGATTTTGCAAGCACTCGCAAAGTAGTTCGCTCTTGTTTGGAAAGAGCAGGTTTTTCTGTCCTAGAAGGCACAAATGGCAAAGATGCGATGAAGATTCTAAACCAAAACAGCCGCATAAGTTTGGTCGTAACCGACTTAAACATGCCCGAAATGGACGGAATCCAACTCACGCAGGAAGTTCGCAGCCATGACGCTTACGGTAGCGTGCCTATCCTACTTCTGACAACCGAAATGCGCTCGAATAGAAAAGAAGAAGCCTTACGTGCAGGTGCGACGGCACTTTTACCCAAACCTTTTACAGTAGAGGCTTTCTTAGAAGTTGTGCAAAAAATGTTGCGCTAA
- the truB gene encoding tRNA pseudouridine(55) synthase TruB produces the protein MSFSPLISPQAFQDGQVLLLDKPYTWTSFDVVNKLRYALRRFTGQKNIKVGHAGTLDPLATGLLLLCTGKMTKQIDAFQAQEKTYTGSFCLGATTPSYDKETEITTHHNLDFLQKNIKYEAIQAVIQSFIGKIEQVPPLYSAVSVEGKRAYQAARKGESLTLKSRPIEIFEFEVEKIELPEVFFRVRCSKGTYIRSLAQDVGQKLGVGAYLSSLRRTQIGDFKVENALAVPDFLALLKES, from the coding sequence ATGTCGTTTTCGCCTCTTATTAGCCCGCAAGCCTTTCAAGACGGACAGGTTTTGCTTTTAGACAAGCCCTACACTTGGACTTCTTTTGATGTCGTCAATAAACTGCGGTATGCCTTACGCCGCTTTACGGGTCAGAAAAATATCAAAGTGGGGCATGCAGGCACATTAGACCCCCTTGCCACAGGGCTACTCCTGCTTTGCACAGGCAAAATGACCAAACAAATTGATGCCTTCCAAGCCCAAGAGAAAACCTATACGGGCAGTTTTTGTTTGGGCGCAACCACACCTTCCTACGACAAAGAAACGGAAATTACGACACATCATAACCTCGATTTTTTACAAAAAAACATAAAATATGAGGCTATTCAAGCAGTGATACAATCTTTTATAGGAAAAATAGAACAAGTGCCGCCGCTTTACTCTGCCGTTTCAGTAGAGGGCAAACGCGCCTACCAAGCCGCAAGAAAGGGCGAAAGCCTCACACTCAAAAGCCGCCCAATAGAGATTTTTGAATTTGAGGTAGAAAAAATAGAACTCCCCGAAGTCTTTTTTAGGGTTCGTTGCTCAAAAGGCACTTACATTCGCAGCCTCGCCCAAGATGTAGGGCAAAAATTAGGCGTAGGGGCGTACCTTTCCAGCCTAAGACGCACCCAAATCGGCGATTTTAAGGTAGAAAATGCCCTTGCCGTACCCGATTTTTTGGCTCTTTTGAAAGAAAGCTAA